A single Endozoicomonas sp. NE40 DNA region contains:
- a CDS encoding DUF805 domain-containing protein — translation MDAKHYKVLFEGKILPGNDEDSVKERLKTLFHADDSLISRLFSGKSYAIRKNIPKKEARKYEKAIMQAGGQCRIVAMDSSWKLEPIEKGLTKAGTSGKSPLTRINSRFRKDPSKPFRLIGRIGRCQFNSLCWLAMVIEAVAFLLPMYLPTIQQTSTVTTGLHALAILISVYAMIARLHDLNRSGSKWLFVVIPIVNLMFMSWLSFAKGTKGSNAYGEPPAKPGRFVRLLGFYIPAGIVLGAAAGIYLYQNELLNLIQQLPAGLSKQIPGDVGGYLPFLSL, via the coding sequence ATGGATGCCAAACATTACAAAGTGCTCTTCGAAGGCAAAATCCTGCCCGGCAATGACGAAGACAGCGTTAAAGAGCGCCTGAAAACACTGTTTCATGCAGATGACTCGCTCATAAGCCGCCTATTCTCCGGCAAGTCATACGCCATACGCAAAAACATCCCGAAAAAAGAAGCTCGAAAATACGAAAAAGCCATTATGCAGGCTGGCGGGCAATGCCGGATTGTTGCCATGGACAGCAGCTGGAAGCTGGAGCCCATTGAAAAGGGTCTGACTAAAGCCGGCACATCAGGAAAGTCTCCGTTAACCCGTATCAATAGTCGCTTCAGAAAAGACCCATCCAAGCCTTTCCGGCTGATCGGGCGCATAGGGCGATGCCAGTTCAACAGCCTCTGCTGGCTGGCGATGGTGATAGAAGCTGTGGCGTTCCTGCTACCCATGTACCTGCCGACCATTCAACAGACATCGACAGTGACAACGGGGCTTCATGCCCTGGCCATCCTGATCTCGGTTTATGCCATGATAGCCCGTCTGCACGACCTGAATCGCAGCGGCTCGAAGTGGCTGTTCGTGGTCATTCCTATCGTCAATCTAATGTTCATGTCCTGGCTGTCCTTCGCAAAAGGCACGAAAGGAAGTAATGCTTATGGTGAGCCACCTGCCAAACCCGGTCGCTTTGTCAGACTGCTGGGGTTCTATATTCCAGCAGGCATCGTGCTGGGCGCTGCTGCCGGGATCTATCTGTACCAGAATGAGTTGCTGAACCTGATCCAGCAACTGCCTGCCGGGCTGTCCAAACAGATACCCGGAGACGTCGGGGGCTACCTGCCCTTCCTGTCTCTGTAA